AGCCGGTGTCCCAGTCCACCCCCATCAAATGGAAGAAGGGGATGGATCTGACAGCGTTGAGCAAAGGCCTGGACGAGAAAGGCCGCAAGCGAGGCCATCGCAGCTTCTTCGCCTGGTTCACCGAGCACAGGAACCCCACCACTGATGAGATTGCTGAGGTATGGTCTTCCTggtgtgggtgtgtctctctCTTCCTGGAGGCAGTGTTCAGTAAGCTGTGGGTGAGCACCTCCTGAGATTCGGCAGCAGCATGAGAGTTGGGTCAACTCGGGAAGGCCTGCGATTTCTGACTGATTTCCCTCTGTCGTGAGGGTAGGTTTGGAGTGGTGAGGGCGATGTGCAAAGGTTTCAGCTCCAAGCCCAGTAACATCGTGTGTGGTGATTGCTGATCCTGCCGTTGTGTGAATACCCATGTTCATATACTGCCCCACATGTGCTCATTCGCACATTAAGCATTCACTCCTCCcccgtgtctctctgtctctccccctccccctccccccccatgtctctcccccctccctccccccccatgtctctccctctttcccccctccagtgtctctccctcctctcaaaaatccctctcaccctccctctctccgcccgcctcttttcccccccctccGTCCCCGCCCTCCATCCCCGCCCTCGCCCCCCGTCCTACCTCAATAGCTGATCttctcatggactcagctccacttacccacccgctCACCACAACCTTAGAATTCTCTTACCGTGCAAacttcactctatctttgccttaaaatctTTCAGCCGGGTAGCGCCTCAACTGTtggtggcacggtggcgcagtggttagcactgctgcctcacagcgccagagacctgggttcaaattcccgcctcaggcgactgactgtgtggagtttgcacgtcctccctgtgtctgcgtgggtttcctccgggtgctccggtttcctcccacagtccaaagatgttgcaggttagggtggattggccatgctaaattgcccgtagtgttaggtaaggggtaaaatgtagaggaatgggtctggatgggttgcgcttcggcgggtcggtgtggacttgttgggcgaagggcctgtttccacactgtaagtaatctaactgcttcactgggcaggcaATTCCTCAAATTCACATCCCTTTTGGTGAAGACGTTCCTATCGGCTCCCCTTTATTTGGAGGCTGCGCCCCTTGTTCTCATTTCACTCTCCAGTggaaaccaccccccccccccccccccccccccccccccccccccccaagctctACCTTACCTAttcccttttatatgtttccataaCGATCCCCCATCGTTCTTCCCcgttccagtgagaaaagtcccagtctactcagtctctcccgaTACGACTCCGAATCTGCTTCCTCCGTTGTGCCTCCAGTGCCCAGTCCACCCAGCAAAGGTGGACAGAGCGGGTGGACTAGATAGGGGGGCCAGGATGGGTCAATAACGTGGGACATAGACTTAAAGGAAGAGGTGTGGCGGAGAAATGttctcacccagagggtggtgggaagcCTGGAGCACGTTCTCCCAGAGGGTTGAGTTTTGTAACATCTGAAGCAGTGTTTGGGTCCTCGCTGGCGAATCTACTCTGTCCTGTTTCTGTGACCCCTCAGGTTCTAAAGGACGACATGTGGCCAAATCCTCTGCAGTACTTCCTGATCGCTGAGAGCGAGAGTGGGGAAAATGGGCTGGATGACAGGTGAGCAgagaaacctcttgctgccattgtctgttttttttttgttttaaaaaaaaacaccccaAGCTACTGCGACCAGGCGAGAACTTGATGCAGAACTCCCCTGAGAAAGGCAGGAGTGTCCCTTCCCTAGGAAGGCaaggaaagagagatagaggtggGGGAGCACCTGTTACAGGGCCAATGGTAATAGAATGACCTGCAGATGTTTCAGAGAAGCCTCTTCAAccggtgagaggggagagtgtgggactCGCTCAGGCAGCGGGGGGGGAGGTCAGTTTGTGGGTCGTGAGGGGTGGTACGTCATAGATTCATTTTAAAAAGTCCCCAGGCTCCACAGTTTGGGCACTCCCCTCTGAACCCTGACCCCGTCTGTGACCTCTGAACCTCCTTTTTCTTTCCTGTTGCAGTGATGAAGAGAATGGGGATGACTCGGTGGTGATTGTGGACGAGGACGAAGATGAGGACAACGAAGATGAGGACGACGACGTGCAGGAAATAGTCGATGAGGATGACGATGACGAGGACGATGGTTAGTCGGCTCTGAAAGCCTGCGccggggtcggggggggggggggggggtaggggaacCGAACCAAAGCTTCACCACCTCCCCCAAACCAAACTgtgtttggcccttatccctccaaacgtttCCTATCATGAGCTTGTccaaatgttgtaagtgtacccgcatcctccacttcctcgggacattcattccacacgcaaaccactcTCTCTTTAAACAAGTGAAATTGCCCCTCATgccctttttaaaaatttttctcctctcatgcTAAAAATAcggcccctagttttgaactccccccttCCTTGGGAAATGaccccttgtcattcaccttctCTACGCTGCTTGTGATTTTTAAAGCCTCCTAggatcacccctcaatctcctacgctGCAGTGAATAAATGTTCCAGTCTGAGGGCGTGCTTGCTGAACATCTCCTTAACTACTCTCCctgtgacgcaaacttcaaagaatgatGTTCCTGAGCCCCTAGGTGTCTCTCCTACAACACTACACAGGGCACTGCCATTAacctgtacaagtcctgcccttctTTGGATTACCTCGcctttatcaaaattaaactccatctgccgtttctcAGCCCACTGACCTGATTGATCAAGATTTCTGTccaactttcttcactgtccgtTTTACCACtaactttggtgtcatccacaaaaccCCTGACCGCGCCTTCTAAATGCTCATATAAATGGCGGGTGAAAGTGGTCCCAGCCCCTGACCCCCTGTGGGACACTGCTGGTCACGGGTCTCTGGAAAAAAATAACTGCCCTCCACCATCACGCTTTCCTCCTGCTGTTTAAGTCAACCTTGCatccagttggcaagctcacccgtgtgacctaaccttactagtTAGTCTACCACGTGGAACCTGGTCAAGGGCTTCACCAAAGTCCAAGtaaactgatgaagggctcctgcctgaaacaccGATTCTCCCGCCCCTCggcgctgcctgacctgccgtgcttttccagcaccaccctctcgactccgatggccagcatctgcagccctcactttctccgagtaagCAAGGCCCCTTGTCGGTCTTTTCAGTTAGTTCCTTAAAAAGCCGAGTCAAGTTTGTGAGTCGCGaggccacgttgactatccctaatcagtccttgcctcccTGAATGCATCTTTCAGtaaacaacttacccaccactgctgtcaggctcactggtctatagttccttgacttttccttaccaccgtACTTCAGTAATGGCTCCACATgagggctcactggtctatagttccttgacttttccttaccaccgtACTTCAGTAATGGCTCCACAtgagccaccctccagtcctctagcatcCCACCcttggctatcgatgatacaatctcttccctagcttcctacagagttctagggtacacctgatcagatcctggggacttctccacttttatgcgttttaagacctccagcaccactgcctctgtaatgtggacacttTACAAGAAGCTATTGTTCATTTCCCCGCATTCCCTCACGTCCATATCCTAccgtgaacactgatgcaaaatcccCATTGAGTATCTCCCCTgcctcctgtggctccacacatagtCGGCCTTGCTGATCCTTTAATGGGCCCTGTTCCCTCcccagttttagattagattagattagattacttacagtgtggaaacaggcccttcggcccaacaagtccacaccgccccgccgaagcgcaacccacccatacccctacatctacccctacctaacactacgggcaatttagcatggccaattcacctgacctgcacatctttggactgtgggaggaaaccggagcacccggaggaaacccacgcagacacggggagaacgtgcaaactccacacagtcagttgcctgaggcgggaattgaacccaggtctctggcgctgtgaggcagcagttgtCCTGAATGAacttgtaaaacccctttggagtctccttagccctgtttgccaaagctgtcAATGTCcccatttttgccctcttgatttcccctACCCAAGTACacccctactgcctttatactcctctagggattcactcgatctctcctgtctaccCCTGACATCCGCTTCAACATGGCAATCGTATCGTTCTGAATCAGAagtcaccggcctatagtttccaggcttccccttccagcctttcttgaacagagttaaaaatcacacaacaccaggttgtagtccgacaggtttaattggaagcacactcgctttcggagcgcaGCTCCTTCTTAAGGAGACAACCACCTGGTGCTTccaattggactataacctggtgtggtgggatttttaactttgtccaccccagtccaacaccggcatccccGCATCATTCCTTGAACAGAGCTGTGATCCGAGAGATCCCATCAGTTTGGGGTTTCTCGCTGGGATTTTGGGGACGGGGCACGTGGATGGAGGATGGGGTCAGTCCACACAGGAGCCCAGCACTAGCACGCCGTCGATGTCTTTCTCCCTCCCGCAGGGTCGGACGATGAGGGCGACGACGACGTGCAGGAGATTGACGACGGGGAGGAAGTCGAAGAGGAAGGAGTCGAGGtggaagaagaggaggaggatGAGGATGGTGGACCGACAGAAGGGGGCGATGGTTAAAGTGTTTCCTCTCCttccacaccacacccccccaccccaccccaccccaccccccaaaacaAAGTTTGTTAATAAAACGGGTGCATTCGCCAGTGTGCGAGcgagagtgaatgagtgtgtgtgaaaccgagtgagggagtgaatgtgtttGCACCATCTTTCTGGAGCAGAAGAGCAACCCCGTGGCTATTCAGTGCTTGGCCTAATCCCCCTCGCTCtcctttgtgtttttcttcaatGTCTCCTCCCGGCTCAGTTTCTGCCCTGCACCCTGGATCATTGTGCAGCAGggtgcccaccccccccccccccccacctccagcaCCACGGGGCACTGAGATGTTTTGACTTGTGTCCCACAATGCCGTGCTCTCCCGGTGGTTGAccaggtgtggggggggggtaccTCGGGTACTGATTGCTCGTTGGCAGCCTCCTCTCGGGTGGGAGTCCTTTGGAGGGAGGCTGGGGTTGAGGAGAGTGAGGTGGTTGGGGTGGagcggtgtggggggggggggcctcATCCTTTACTCAGAATCTGAAAGCTGCCAGCATCCCCCACCCAAGAGGCTGTTTTTGCCCAGCCCCTTGTCAGCTGTAGACCGGAAGGTGATGGGTTTTGAACCCtcctctcctggctgacctgtcGCTATAACCCAGTTGTATTTCCACAGCCTGGTAGGGCCCATGGGTTGCTCCTCTCCTGAGtgggtgcacgtgtgtgtgtgtgtgtgtgcgtgtgtgtgtgtgcgtgttttcaTTGCAACGTTTTTTTCTACAAAATGTATGTACGTATGTATATAAATGACAGTAGATAGAACTTAGAGCCTGCGTTTTCCTGCCTGTCGTCCACCccagccctccccccccccccccccccccccccccccgccccgatcCAGGACCCCGAGGACAGCAACAGTTCTTGGGAGGGACGTCACTGCTACAGGCAAATGGGGACGGGTACAAAGGAGATGtagagggtttgatgggggggggagggggaagagtgctgcaggagctttactctgtatctaagcccctgcccctgggagtgggggacagtgcagagggagctttactctgtatctaatcccctgtagagggagctttactctatctaaccctctgtccctgggagtatttgatggaggaggaagtgtagagggagttttaatTTGTCTCTAATTCCCTGTTcatgggagggtttgatgggggacagggtgggggagTTTTAATCTGTACCTAACCCCCCTCGATCGCCCAGGAGTGAGGGGCTATGGGAGCTGAAAGGACATAGAGAAGGAATTTGTAGGTTTGGTGTAAGGGATCCATCTGACACTGGGTGAGGCTGGTGCCGTGGGTCATGACTGGCGTGGCAAGGGAGGAGTGTccactcactgctgcccccccctTCTGAGAGCTGGCGTTCCCCTCCCCGCCCCTCCCTCACGATGGTCCCCTGCCACTTGCTGTGGGATTAGGggacactgatttttttttcctatttttaaaaaagtaatccATTCGGATCTGTGTTCCAGCTGGTTCGAGTTGGGAACTGGGTTTGAGGTGACTGACCAGACCCTGGCTtcgtgcctgtgtgtatgtgtgtgtgtgtgtgtgcgtgcgcgtgtgtgtttaTAAAAACACATGGAGCGGTATTCCCGAATAGCAATAATGGTGAGGATTACAAAGCAGGCACTGAGGGAGGGGTGTCGAGGTGTCACAGAGGGGCTCGTACCCGTCTGTGCCCAcgacctctctcccctccctcttgcTTGCGAAATGCCAACCTTCACCCTGTCTTTGATTTTTGCCCCATGCTGTGGCGATTTTGTTATACTGTCTTTTAGATGATGCTTTTGAACAATGGGCCCGCGCTTTTATTTTAAttattgtgagtgagagagagatcattgTTGTCTCCATCACTGATCtctcttctctttccccttcctccctcccccacttttccttctttcttttctctctctctctctctctctctctctctctctctgtccaccaaccccctctcttccccccccccccaaccaggtTGAGGAGAAAGGAGTCCCCTagttttttaaaacatttttattaATAATATTGCCTTGTTCCTTTTGCTTTGGAGTCCAGTTACTTTTCTGGAGGTTGGAGATTTTATCTGTTGAGTCGAAAGCACTGTAAGTCAGCTTCCTATTTTAATAAATCCTGTTTGGTCTCGTATTTACTCATTTcggttttattttctttttcaaaCTAAGCTCGAGCTCCTGTCTCGGGTGCagtgccttctctctctccaacaccgTTCAGCTCCAGCACCCAGCCAGCGACACCGTCCTGTGAGTGA
The DNA window shown above is from Chiloscyllium punctatum isolate Juve2018m chromosome 50, sChiPun1.3, whole genome shotgun sequence and carries:
- the LOC140470043 gene encoding protein SET-like; the protein is MSGGEGAPGAKLPRLEAPERGDQPSTTTTTKLGAHAPPVAPATPAPVAVATPAAAAAKMMVAPAAVAVATPAAAAAAGETQRALEAVDACQRELEALNERAGEEILRVERKYGELRRPHFERRNRLIEDIPGFWVTAVSFPPLSPPPPTLQHSLATYVGKPVSQSTPIKWKKGMDLTALSKGLDEKGRKRGHRSFFAWFTEHRNPTTDEIAEVLKDDMWPNPLQYFLIAESESGENGLDDSDEENGDDSVVIVDEDEDEDNEDEDDDVQEIVDEDDDDEDDGSDDEGDDDVQEIDDGEEVEEEGVEVEEEEEDEDGGPTEGGDG